The Leptolyngbya sp. CCY15150 genome window below encodes:
- the larB gene encoding nickel pincer cofactor biosynthesis protein LarB → MQPDILRQLLAAVAQGTVPPDVAFERLWDDFEPVEEFAKLDHQRSLRTGFPEVIWGPGKTPEQIVKIMQTMRLVQPVVMATRIEPEVYHQIQAHIPDAVYYKQPRIVAIAPDNLIPYQPGTMTLLSAGTADLAVAEEAAVTAELCGFRVERLWDVGVAGIQRLLQHQELVREADVLIVVAGMEGALPSVVAGLTSCPVIAVPTSIGYGANFGGLAPLLTMLNSCAAGIGVVNIDNGFGAAILAGQILRTAARMSDRP, encoded by the coding sequence ATGCAACCGGATATTTTGCGTCAATTACTCGCTGCTGTGGCCCAAGGCACAGTGCCACCCGATGTCGCCTTTGAGCGGCTCTGGGATGATTTTGAACCGGTGGAGGAGTTCGCCAAGCTCGACCATCAGCGATCGCTGCGTACAGGCTTTCCGGAGGTGATCTGGGGGCCAGGCAAAACACCGGAGCAGATCGTGAAGATCATGCAGACAATGCGATTGGTGCAGCCGGTGGTGATGGCGACTCGCATTGAGCCAGAGGTTTACCACCAGATTCAGGCCCACATTCCCGATGCTGTCTACTACAAGCAGCCAAGAATTGTAGCGATCGCCCCCGATAACCTCATACCCTACCAACCGGGCACCATGACGCTACTGTCAGCAGGCACGGCGGATCTAGCGGTGGCGGAGGAAGCGGCGGTGACGGCAGAGCTGTGCGGCTTTCGGGTGGAGCGCCTCTGGGACGTGGGCGTAGCGGGCATTCAGCGGCTGTTGCAGCATCAGGAGCTGGTGCGGGAGGCGGATGTGTTGATTGTGGTGGCGGGCATGGAGGGAGCGCTGCCCAGTGTGGTGGCGGGGCTAACCAGCTGTCCGGTGATCGCCGTGCCCACCAGCATCGGTTATGGGGCTAATTTTGGCGGGCTGGCTCCCCTGCTAACCATGCTCAATTCCTGCGCGGCGGGCATTGGGGTGGTGAATATTGATAACGGGTTTGGGGCCGCTATTCTCGCAGGGCAAATTTTGCGGACAGCAGCCCGGATGAGCGATCGCCCCTAG
- a CDS encoding ABC transporter ATP-binding protein: MTQPIIQFDHISKVYGTGNLEVRALSDVSLTVQSGEYCAIMGPSGSGKSTAMNVIGCLDRPTAGRYCLDGVDVSLLDDRALAHIRNQKIGFVFQQFHLLPQLTALENVMLPMVYAGVPFAERRDRATTALTRVGLDNRLSNKPAQLSGGQQQRVAIARAIVNQPVLLLADEPTGALDSHTTQDVMEIFAELNASGITVVMVTHEAEVARLTRRVVWFRDGEVVHDHLAPEDIGQMAFTA, from the coding sequence ATGACCCAACCCATTATTCAGTTTGACCATATTTCCAAAGTCTACGGCACGGGTAATCTAGAAGTGCGCGCCCTGTCGGATGTATCGCTCACGGTTCAGTCCGGTGAGTATTGCGCCATTATGGGGCCGTCGGGCTCGGGAAAATCCACGGCCATGAACGTGATTGGCTGTCTCGATCGCCCTACGGCGGGTCGCTACTGTCTCGATGGGGTGGATGTGTCCCTCCTCGACGATCGCGCCCTGGCCCACATCCGTAACCAAAAGATCGGCTTTGTCTTTCAGCAATTTCATCTCCTGCCCCAGTTGACAGCCTTGGAAAACGTCATGCTGCCCATGGTCTATGCGGGCGTGCCCTTTGCGGAACGCCGCGATCGCGCCACGACGGCTCTAACGCGGGTGGGTTTGGACAATCGCCTATCCAATAAGCCAGCTCAGCTTTCGGGGGGGCAGCAGCAGCGGGTGGCGATCGCCCGCGCCATTGTCAATCAGCCGGTGCTGCTGTTGGCGGATGAACCCACTGGTGCGCTGGATTCCCACACCACCCAAGACGTGATGGAGATTTTTGCCGAACTCAACGCCAGCGGCATCACCGTGGTCATGGTCACCCACGAGGCCGAGGTGGCCCGGCTGACGCGGCGGGTGGTGTGGTTCCGGGATGGTGAAGTTGTGCATGACCACTTGGCTCCGGAGGATATTGGCCAAATGGCGTTCACTGCTTAA
- a CDS encoding ABC transporter permease, with the protein MDLRESLGMAVKTLTANKLRSTLTMLGIIIGNASVIAMVGIGEGAQKFVSEEIESLGPNVLFVVPGNQETQRATFNLPKTLVLSDAEAIAEQVPSVVGVAPEFNDSGPVVYRNRSTNSTIVGTTPGFPLVRNFIVGRGRFFTDLDMQRSTQVAVLGYELADRLFQGTEPVGQQIRVKNVSFQVIGVLEEKGAGLGGLNYDEAVLVPLLTLSRRLVGQTSPFGVELTYIVAAVDQQDNMGAAEFQIANLLRLRHKITGADDFVVRSQKDLLEFTGTITGALTAMLAAIAGISLLVGGIGIMNIMLVSVRERTQEIGLRKAIGASGNDILVQFMIEAVILSAAGGIIGTGIGVGGAALLGVVTPFQPGISVSAIVISVVVSGSIGLFFGVVPARQAAQLDPIVALRSA; encoded by the coding sequence ATGGACTTGCGTGAAAGCTTGGGAATGGCGGTCAAAACCCTCACAGCTAACAAGCTGCGCAGTACCCTCACGATGCTAGGCATCATCATCGGCAATGCCTCCGTGATTGCCATGGTGGGCATTGGTGAAGGGGCGCAAAAATTTGTGTCAGAGGAAATTGAGAGCTTGGGCCCCAACGTGCTGTTTGTGGTGCCGGGTAACCAAGAAACCCAACGGGCAACGTTTAATCTTCCCAAGACCCTGGTGCTGTCCGACGCAGAGGCGATCGCTGAGCAGGTGCCTTCGGTGGTGGGGGTTGCGCCGGAGTTTAACGACAGCGGCCCGGTGGTCTACCGCAATCGGTCTACCAATTCCACCATTGTCGGCACCACCCCGGGCTTTCCCCTCGTGCGCAACTTCATCGTGGGGCGAGGGCGCTTTTTCACCGATCTAGATATGCAGCGCAGTACCCAGGTGGCGGTGCTGGGCTATGAGCTAGCCGATCGCCTCTTTCAGGGAACGGAACCCGTGGGGCAGCAAATCCGCGTGAAAAACGTTAGCTTTCAGGTGATTGGTGTTTTAGAGGAAAAGGGAGCTGGGCTAGGCGGTTTGAACTATGACGAAGCGGTGCTGGTACCCTTGCTGACGCTATCCCGGCGCTTGGTGGGGCAGACCTCGCCCTTTGGCGTCGAGCTCACCTATATTGTGGCGGCGGTGGATCAACAGGACAACATGGGGGCGGCTGAGTTCCAAATTGCCAACCTGCTGCGCCTGCGCCATAAAATTACCGGCGCGGATGATTTTGTGGTGCGCAGCCAAAAAGACCTGCTGGAGTTTACCGGCACGATCACCGGCGCACTGACCGCCATGCTAGCGGCGATCGCTGGTATTTCCCTCCTAGTGGGCGGTATCGGCATTATGAACATCATGCTGGTATCGGTGCGGGAACGTACCCAGGAAATTGGTTTACGGAAAGCGATCGGTGCTTCGGGGAACGACATTTTGGTGCAGTTCATGATTGAAGCCGTGATCCTATCAGCGGCCGGCGGTATTATTGGCACCGGTATTGGGGTGGGTGGAGCCGCGCTCCTGGGGGTGGTGACGCCGTTTCAGCCAGGTATCTCCGTGAGCGCCATTGTGATTTCAGTGGTGGTGTCGGGGAGCATTGGCCTGTTCTTTGGGGTGGTGCCGGCGCGGCAGGCAGCCCAGCTCGACCCCATTGTGGCCCTGCGCAGTGCCTAG
- a CDS encoding efflux RND transporter periplasmic adaptor subunit, translated as MQRPFPGKARGSMPWVIGLAAVGLLGVGAVVLVTTRQSSPSAEQLNALTVPVETSSVALRIRASGTVQPFRTVNISPATSDILDELYVEQGDRVTRGQVIALMKNDTAAANVAQAEAQVAQAQSRLQELETGNRPEEIAQAQARVEQAQALVVEAESQVVLATERVERQQFLYDQGAIAQDGLDEATNTVNAARATLERQQASLREAQENLRQQQSGSRVESIDAARAQVAEAEASLQAASVRYEDTFIRAPFNGIITQRYASEGAFVAPTTSASTASSATSSAIVAIAEGLEILAEVPEVDIAQIQLGQRVEVMADAYPEEVFEGRVRLVAPEAVIEQNVTSFQVRIELLEGQDRLRSQMNVDVEFIGETVDQALVVPTVAIVTQQGDTGVLVPDDQNRIRFRRVTLGPAVGNQTQILSGLESGDRVFVDLPPGQRLENLNFGDVSEEE; from the coding sequence ATGCAACGTCCTTTTCCCGGCAAAGCCCGCGGATCGATGCCTTGGGTGATTGGTTTAGCCGCAGTAGGGCTATTGGGAGTTGGTGCCGTCGTGCTCGTGACTACACGCCAATCCTCTCCGTCGGCTGAGCAGCTCAATGCGTTGACAGTTCCCGTTGAAACCAGTAGTGTGGCGCTTCGTATTCGAGCTAGCGGGACAGTGCAGCCCTTTCGCACGGTGAATATTAGCCCTGCGACCTCCGATATTTTGGATGAACTCTACGTTGAACAGGGCGATCGCGTCACCCGTGGACAGGTGATTGCTCTGATGAAAAATGATACGGCGGCGGCCAACGTGGCCCAGGCTGAGGCCCAGGTCGCCCAGGCCCAGTCGCGCCTGCAGGAGTTGGAGACCGGTAACCGACCGGAGGAGATTGCCCAGGCCCAGGCCCGGGTGGAGCAGGCCCAGGCCCTGGTGGTTGAAGCAGAGTCGCAGGTGGTCTTGGCGACCGAGCGGGTGGAGCGCCAGCAATTTCTCTACGATCAGGGAGCGATCGCCCAAGATGGCTTGGATGAAGCGACCAACACGGTGAATGCTGCCCGCGCGACTCTAGAACGCCAGCAGGCTAGTTTGCGGGAAGCCCAGGAAAATCTACGCCAGCAGCAGAGCGGTAGCCGCGTAGAAAGTATTGATGCAGCTCGGGCCCAGGTGGCGGAGGCGGAGGCTAGCCTTCAAGCGGCCAGCGTTCGCTATGAGGATACCTTCATTCGGGCTCCGTTTAACGGCATCATTACCCAGCGCTATGCGTCGGAAGGGGCGTTTGTCGCCCCCACAACCTCGGCATCGACGGCTTCGTCGGCCACCTCATCGGCGATTGTGGCGATCGCTGAAGGCTTAGAAATCTTAGCCGAAGTGCCAGAGGTAGATATTGCCCAGATCCAGCTCGGGCAGCGGGTGGAGGTGATGGCGGATGCCTATCCTGAGGAGGTGTTTGAGGGACGGGTGCGGCTGGTGGCTCCGGAGGCGGTGATTGAGCAAAACGTCACCTCGTTTCAGGTGCGCATTGAGCTGCTAGAAGGGCAAGATCGGCTGCGATCGCAGATGAATGTGGATGTGGAATTTATTGGCGAGACGGTAGACCAAGCGCTCGTGGTGCCAACCGTGGCGATCGTCACCCAGCAGGGCGATACCGGAGTTTTGGTGCCGGATGACCAAAACCGGATTCGCTTCCGCCGAGTGACCCTGGGCCCGGCCGTGGGCAACCAGACTCAAATTCTCAGCGGTCTGGAGAGCGGCGATCGCGTGTTTGTCGATCTACCGCCCGGACAGCGGTTAGAAAATCTCAACTTTGGTGATGTTAGTGAGGAGGAGTAG
- a CDS encoding DEAD/DEAH box helicase: protein MAILHGSWLALPQNSALFDAPEGTSTDHQPPETEPGFVVWGEAWQPLDALAEVGSDRAHPYGMALADLMQFLQQLHQEHSIQWAMPQFPLATVPAGSNRDGADSLDNWVDAWAPRWRSLPVSLPTLEQDGKTMPRFSVAVPGDAAEPSASELTLQPWQISGLWLSADEALTLLRSLPLGIQSQASGFMGGDLRFWSHVARWHLDLLARSKFLPEFSRVDEQTAIATWQVLLDSATDQERLARFAEVMPAVCRFYGLDVTTQADDAETEPILPSDARARILSFLQAATDTQVQQAIAARPLPTSPFPKDPPLREWLQALGVGQERSPSETTRGLQTDAAGLDSLQSLLTAWIAPIQHQLAQQTATFRTCFILKVPAEHEKAWVLDYYLQSVIEPSFLVDAQTVWAHPVDRWVYHGRTIELPQETLLAGLGLASRLYPVLEASLQTQQPIACHLNPNQVYDFLKVQTWRLRENGLGVVLPPSLAQQDGFANRLGLSIKADPPKGNRKRLGLQSLLNFKWELSIGGQRISKAEFDRLVALDTPLVDINGEWVELRSPDIRAAQAFFESRKDQRSLSLEDVLRIKTGDTQMIDKLPVVNFETSGALEKLLTTLTTGNQSIEPLPTPASFQGTLRPYQQRGASWLDFLEQWGLGACLADDMGLGKTIQLIALLLHLKEQGALTAPTLLVCPTSVLGNWEREVKRFAPSLKVLVQHGEKRSQRAEFVTAAEAVDLVMTSYPLVYRDLKTLKRVSWRGIVLDEAQNIKNPQAKQSQALRELETQFRIALTGTPVENRLLELWSIMDFLNPGYLGPRNFFQRRFVIPIERYGDTASLKTLRSLVQPFILRRLKTDRTIIQDLPDKQENNVFCGLAPDQAALYQQLVDSALAEIESAEGIQRHGMILALLTKLKQVCNHPQLLGSKSKKVPLLSAQQSGKLQRLQAMLDELMDEGDRALIFTQFAEWGKLLKTYLEHQFQQEVLFLYGNTSKKQREAMVDRFQHDPQAPRLFILSLKAGGVGLNLTRANHVFHFDRWWNPAVENQATDRVFRIGQTRNVQVHKFVCTGTLEERIHEIIESKKALSEQLVGTGENWLTDFDTAQLRNLLLLDRSAVIEDDED from the coding sequence ATGGCAATCTTACACGGTAGCTGGCTGGCATTGCCCCAGAATTCGGCGTTGTTCGACGCTCCAGAGGGCACCTCGACCGACCATCAACCTCCGGAGACTGAGCCTGGCTTTGTGGTCTGGGGTGAGGCCTGGCAGCCGCTGGATGCGCTAGCGGAGGTGGGCAGCGATCGCGCCCATCCCTATGGCATGGCGTTGGCAGACCTGATGCAGTTTTTGCAGCAGTTGCACCAGGAGCACTCCATCCAGTGGGCTATGCCCCAGTTCCCCTTGGCGACGGTGCCGGCAGGTTCCAATCGCGATGGGGCAGACTCCCTGGACAACTGGGTCGATGCCTGGGCTCCCCGATGGCGATCGCTGCCCGTGAGCTTGCCCACCCTGGAGCAGGATGGCAAAACGATGCCGCGCTTTTCTGTGGCGGTGCCTGGGGATGCGGCTGAGCCAAGCGCTTCGGAGTTAACCCTTCAACCCTGGCAGATTAGCGGCCTGTGGCTGTCGGCCGATGAGGCGCTCACCCTGCTGCGATCGCTGCCCCTAGGGATCCAATCCCAAGCCAGTGGCTTCATGGGCGGCGATCTGCGCTTTTGGTCGCACGTGGCCCGCTGGCACCTAGACCTGCTGGCGCGATCCAAGTTTTTGCCGGAATTTAGCCGGGTGGATGAGCAAACCGCGATCGCCACCTGGCAGGTCTTGCTCGACAGCGCCACCGATCAAGAACGGCTGGCGCGCTTTGCCGAGGTTATGCCTGCGGTCTGCCGGTTCTATGGCTTGGATGTCACCACCCAGGCAGACGATGCCGAGACCGAGCCGATCCTGCCCAGCGATGCCAGAGCCCGCATCCTCAGCTTTCTGCAAGCCGCCACCGATACTCAAGTGCAGCAAGCGATCGCCGCCCGTCCTCTGCCCACCAGCCCGTTTCCCAAAGATCCGCCCCTGCGAGAATGGCTGCAGGCCTTGGGGGTTGGCCAAGAGCGATCGCCCTCGGAGACGACTCGTGGCCTGCAGACCGATGCGGCTGGTCTCGATTCCCTGCAGTCGCTGCTGACCGCCTGGATTGCCCCCATTCAACATCAGCTTGCCCAACAAACCGCCACCTTTCGCACCTGTTTTATCCTCAAGGTGCCAGCGGAGCATGAAAAGGCTTGGGTGCTAGACTACTACCTGCAGTCGGTGATTGAGCCTAGTTTTTTGGTGGATGCCCAGACGGTTTGGGCCCATCCCGTCGATCGCTGGGTCTACCATGGCCGCACCATTGAACTGCCCCAGGAAACCCTGTTAGCCGGTCTTGGTCTCGCCTCCCGCCTCTATCCGGTGTTGGAAGCTAGTCTGCAAACCCAGCAGCCGATCGCCTGTCACCTCAATCCCAATCAGGTGTATGACTTTCTGAAGGTGCAAACCTGGCGCTTGCGGGAGAATGGGCTGGGGGTGGTGCTGCCTCCGAGTTTGGCTCAGCAAGATGGGTTTGCCAATCGTCTAGGTTTGAGCATCAAGGCCGATCCGCCCAAGGGCAACCGCAAACGCTTGGGGCTGCAAAGTTTGCTGAACTTTAAGTGGGAACTGTCCATTGGCGGACAGCGGATTTCCAAGGCAGAGTTTGATCGGCTGGTGGCACTGGATACGCCGCTGGTGGACATTAACGGCGAATGGGTGGAATTGCGATCGCCCGATATTCGCGCGGCCCAAGCCTTTTTTGAAAGTCGCAAAGATCAGCGATCGCTCTCCCTAGAAGACGTCCTGCGCATCAAAACCGGCGACACGCAGATGATCGATAAGCTGCCGGTGGTCAACTTTGAGACCTCCGGAGCCTTGGAAAAACTGCTAACCACCCTCACCACCGGCAACCAAAGCATCGAACCCCTGCCCACCCCCGCCAGCTTCCAAGGCACCCTACGCCCTTACCAGCAGCGCGGTGCATCCTGGCTCGACTTTTTGGAACAGTGGGGCTTGGGGGCCTGCCTGGCTGATGATATGGGTCTAGGAAAAACCATTCAGCTCATCGCCCTGTTGCTGCATCTCAAGGAACAGGGAGCCCTGACGGCTCCCACCCTGCTGGTCTGTCCCACCTCGGTGTTGGGCAACTGGGAACGGGAGGTGAAACGCTTTGCGCCCAGTCTCAAGGTGTTGGTGCAGCATGGGGAGAAGCGATCGCAACGGGCTGAGTTTGTCACCGCTGCTGAAGCCGTTGATCTAGTGATGACCAGCTATCCTCTGGTATACCGCGATCTGAAAACCCTGAAGCGGGTCTCTTGGCGGGGGATTGTCTTGGATGAAGCTCAGAATATTAAAAACCCTCAAGCAAAGCAATCTCAGGCGCTACGGGAATTAGAAACCCAGTTCCGCATTGCCCTCACCGGCACCCCCGTGGAAAATCGTCTGCTAGAGCTGTGGTCGATTATGGATTTCCTCAACCCTGGTTATCTGGGCCCGCGCAACTTCTTCCAGCGCCGCTTTGTGATTCCCATCGAACGCTACGGCGATACGGCATCGTTGAAAACCTTGCGATCGCTTGTCCAGCCCTTTATTCTGCGTCGCCTGAAGACCGATCGCACGATCATTCAAGATTTGCCGGATAAGCAGGAAAATAACGTCTTCTGTGGCCTGGCTCCCGACCAAGCGGCCCTCTATCAACAGTTGGTGGATTCAGCCTTGGCGGAGATTGAATCAGCGGAAGGCATTCAGCGCCACGGCATGATCCTTGCTCTGTTGACCAAGCTCAAGCAGGTCTGTAATCATCCGCAGCTCTTGGGCAGTAAGAGTAAGAAAGTGCCGCTGCTCTCTGCCCAGCAGTCGGGTAAGCTCCAGCGCCTCCAGGCTATGTTAGATGAACTAATGGACGAGGGCGATCGCGCCTTGATTTTTACCCAGTTTGCTGAATGGGGTAAGCTGCTTAAGACTTATCTAGAGCACCAGTTTCAGCAAGAGGTGCTGTTCCTCTACGGCAACACCTCCAAAAAACAGCGGGAAGCCATGGTCGATCGCTTCCAACACGATCCTCAAGCTCCTCGATTATTTATCCTGTCTCTGAAAGCTGGTGGAGTGGGCTTAAACCTGACCCGCGCCAATCACGTCTTCCACTTCGATCGCTGGTGGAATCCGGCGGTGGAAAACCAAGCGACCGATCGCGTCTTTCGTATCGGACAAACCCGTAATGTGCAGGTGCATAAGTTCGTTTGTACGGGTACTTTGGAGGAGCGCATTCACGAAATTATTGAAAGTAAGAAAGCCCTGTCTGAACAACTGGTGGGTACGGGCGAAAATTGGCTGACGGACTTTGATACGGCCCAATTGCGCAACCTGCTCCTCCTCGATCGCAGCGCCGTGATCGAAGACGACGAGGATTGA